The Vigna angularis cultivar LongXiaoDou No.4 chromosome 9, ASM1680809v1, whole genome shotgun sequence DNA window CTTTACTTCTTTACTTCCTGccttttttattccttcttacATATACTTTTAATCCCCTATCAGTGTGTCTTGTGTAAACTTGTCATTTTAATTCACTACCCATGGGTCAGCCCCAACCCTATTTAAAACTAAGCCCCATTTTAGTGACCCACTTAATGGGGGATTTTTCGAAAGCCCCCAGCCCTAAAAGCCCTGAATGGAATGGGTTGAGACATCCTTAGGGTGGGTTTAGCCCCTTTTTCGATCAaaacactttttctttcttggaATTGAAAGTTCTCATTGGAACTTCTTCGACACACTAAGGTGTCGATCTTGTCGCTGGGTGAAGTTGCTGCACATTGTTCCTCAAGTGAGTGTTCCTCTTCCTTGTCCTCCCTAATTGGACTCTGTTTGTTgtcacttttcattttttattttgtaattggtGCTCATACGACTGTTCCGGTGTTGccattattgtattttttttccatgTTATGCATTGTGTTGCCATTGCAGATCACTGTTTTGGCGTAACTTCTGTGTGCATTGTGTTTCTGGATGCAGGTGCTCAATATCAATTGGTTTCAGAAACAGCCCAACGGCAATGACGAGGTAAATCATCCGTTTCAGCACCTTCATTCTAGATTGCTAAAACATTGTTCGTGTTTTAAAATTGCGCTTTTGTTACTTTCCAAAATGGCACTCTTTTTTCTGTTGTGTGCGACTaatcttattctttattttgttgtgtTCTATTAATCTAATATATTTGAAACCCTACTTCTGGTTAGAACAAAAtcagtttttaatttgttaatattttcttattgtttCCGCTTCCGTGTTGGTTTCTCATTCCACTATCTTGGAATTCGAGCTTCGAGTTATGCTTCGTTGCTCCTCTTCCTTTGTCATAAGtagtgttgtcaaaacgggtcattCGGTCTTAATTCGTCTCATTCTCAATATCTTTCATGGTTGGTGGCAAATAATCATTCAAATTATTATCTATGTTTTCAGAATTCATTTTTGTTCTGTAATAAAATGGAACTTCTAAGACTGTCTTAAGACTCAATTACCTAAATAAAAGATACTGACAAAATATTACCAAAAGAATGTAGTAAATGTAATGAATGGGGATTTAAATACATCAGCTGGAAGGATAAAATACATATCAGCATTAATAGAACCGAGATAAATATTGAATTACTGCTATTAAGTATGAACCATAATGCTTGCAGTGAAACAAAAATACGCCTTTGGAGATTATAAGTCTAAAATTACAGTACAAATCATTATCCCATTGCATGCAAATTtcacaataaaaacaaaagttcttttttttctcctGTTTAAATAGTTAACCTATTTCACCGAAAAAGACTGCCATACTTTCAAGAATGCAAAGTTTATTTAAAGTACAGAGAGAACCAATGACCAAAGGTCGAAATCCCCCTTCCAGCAACGTACAGACATACTCAAAATATATTGGCTTTCATTAACTGTCCACTGCCGAAGGagatactttttttattatgcaatatatttatttaaataaaatcaagttaACATAGGACTACttttcaaaaagtaaaataaaataagatggaTGAGATGTCCGTTTCCTTAATGACCCTTTCACTGATATTGCATGCAAAGAAGTTCCAACTATTCCATCTGCAGaccaattaaaacaaaatcaaagttaAGACAATCCACAATATCTGTGTGCCATCGTGATCGTGGCCATGTTTGTGCAGAAGGGTCTTATAGTTTTATCAGTTTGGAAGAAGCgccagagaaaagaaaaaaaaaatcaagaaaaagtCAACAACTCAGATTTTATTcaactaaaaacaaaagagTAAGCGAGAGTAAGTAGATTCGCTAGAGAAGTTTTCCAAATACAATATGAGACAATTAACAACAACTAATCTAGGTTGGGGGTTGGCATCAACAATGAAGTGAGAGCACCGTGAGAGTAGAGCACCTTTGCGAGCGCAGAGTAGATTTCTGGGAGCAACATGAGGTTTCTTTTTGGTATACAGTTAGTAAGTGAGGAGAGTATTTTTTAGGGTTtcataagataataaattttaataaaataaaattaggtgggttggtggacACTCGGCTCACTACGGGTTCAATTTGGATGAGTGCACATTTAAATGAGTCAGGTTGAAAATTGACctgtataaaaatatacatttttttcaaacctaacCTGGTTCGAACCTGTGATGGACCGAGTTGGTCCGTCAATtgtaacccattttgacaactctagtCACATGTTTGTTTGGCTCCCTACCAAGTGAGGACAAAAGGTACAGATTTATACTAGTTTTGAGCACCTTTTGGTTCTCTGAGAAGTGggttgttttcattttttgttttttttttctaatgtttgGAGTTGAAAATGATCTTTTAATTGCAGGTGTATGGTTGTcaatttttaagtttgttttttaaatttggttttggAAGCAGATTTTTAAGGAGTGATTTGTTTTTTAGAGGATAATGTTGCCATTGAAAGTGTGGCTGATGAGGTTTCGACCTAGTTTTGTAGTTTTTTTGTAACCAGTGGATGTAACTCCTAGTGGCTCTTTGTACAATTGACTGGGAAATCATCTGGATTGATGCCATCGTGTTGTTTTTGTGATGATTTTTTTGTGTGATTGTCAAACTGAAATTCTTTGCAGCTCTTTCTTGCAGAGATGAGTGTAGTTTCGATTTTCAGTGTTATCATCAGGTGATTTGATTAAGCTAAATCAAATCTGTTGACGTCTGAGCATGTGATGTAGTGTCAAATGTTTCCAAAGTAGGTTCCTTTGTCGTTCTAATATTCAGTGTCAAATgggaaaaaagaataaaagattaaatgGAATCTTGTTTTCAATAGTTGGTTATGGGTTGTTTACACACTTGATCTACAGACCCTCCAACTGTTTCTGAGACAAAGTTAAATTTTCTCAAGGAATATAAGCGACCAAATCTACAATATGGTGCTGTAAGAGCTCTTTTTTCAGCAACATTTAATGAGATACAAGAGATCATATCGCTATGATGCCATATTCGCCCTTGGCTTTGTCACTGTATATGAGCAACTCATGGAAGGGTATCCAAGTGATGAGGACCGAGATGCCATCTTCCAAGCATACGTTTAGGCACTGAAAGAAGATCCTGAACAATACAggttaaaatattgaataatttgGACTTTTCCATTTCTGTGATTCCTATTCCAAACCATCGACTTTTTGATAAGGAATTGAGAACTAATAATGGCTATGAGCCACTGTAAACTGTTTCACTTAAACTCACCAAAGCGCTAATGCTGTGTGCTTTGGGGACATTTCAGTGCTTCCAAACATGATTTTGAATCCAAAATCATGTTCTTAGCAGTTGCTACAAATTATGGAACGTGATTTTGTGATTTGTGAATCATGTTTGGTGTGCTTACTCCAAGCATGACATTGGAGTTTTAGCACCTAAAATCATGTTTTAGGCTGTTGATACCCATACTATTgcttaaatattattgaagagAGATTTAGTACAATCAAATGACTCTGcttgaataataaattatgatgtATTGTCTGTTTGCAATTTGACTGCAATTGGAAGGTATTAGACAAACTTATGCAACCAATGTTTGGTCCTTTCTCACAGTAAATTTTTGACTCTAacactcttattttttttttgtatacatatttgttcttttattaCTCGTTTTGTACTCTTTATCTTGCATTccttttaacaataaaatagtaTGAAGTAATTGAAAAAGTGAAGATTAAAATAGTATAGGATAAAAAGTTGGAATATTAGCTGAAGAATTGTGTACAAGTACCGTCACTCTAATATGTATTTATCTGGGTTGGTTCTTGTTTTGGTTTGGCTAGAACTGAGTATAGTGCTTTGATTGTAATGCTTAGTTGAGCAGGtgaagtttttactcgtaaggTTTGGAAAGTCAAGAAAACTAGTCCTAATCGTAAGATTTCGTTGAGTATGTAGGATGATCTTGATTGTAAGGCTTTGTTGAGCAGGTAAAGTGACTCTGATAGTAAGGTTTCGGTAGAGCGGTTTCGGTGGAGCAGGCAGAGTGAACGGAATGTTACGGGAAAAACATATAGTATACACGGGATAACTGATACATGAAACTTTGTTACTATAAATGATGAGTAGGGGAGACAGGCTTTTACTGCGATGTTATGACTCGACCACCCTGTTGTGAGTATTAGTGTTTTTGGCAAAGTTGAGAATAGGTCACCGAGGAAATGGTATTAGGAGTGAGCTTGTTTTGGTGACTGTTTGTGTTGTATGAGTTATGTCTTTATTATTGTTCGCATGTTCTTATCTTTGTTAATGCAGTTAGTTCACCCATATAGTTTGTGTTATACAGGAGGTAAGTGATAACGTAGATAATACAGATGTTGTATAGACCCTACAAAAGGAGGGGAAAGTTATGAGGGGATTTTTactaattttgaataaaagttTTAAGACATTGTAttgttaactttaaattttGGGTTTGCTCTTTGATGACTATTTCTTAGTTTGAATTGTTAGAGAATTAATTTTACCTTGATttcggtttttttttttaatttctgtacGATTTTGTGAAACCTGGAATCAGGGTGTTACAGCTTTAGGGTTGTTTACGACATTGGCCTAATATAAATTAGATTGGTCAAACAATGATTGTCTTGCAATGTTACAAATAAGTTTGGAGTTTTGGAATTAATGTATCATACGTTTTATTCAGCGAATACAACTTCTAAccaaattttcttaatttgtcTGATTTGAAAACTTTGAAGGGATTCTCTTATATCATGGAACAAATTTCCTAGATTTAAATGTAGTCTATATGATGTTAAATTCCTGCTCACTTTCTTCTAGGTCCAGGGATCAATACACTCTATGAACGTGGAGGAAGCCACAAAGATAGTCTGAGTAGGGAGTGCGAGTAATAATCATAggtagaggaagaaaaagtcCAATAATGTTATCGTTATTTTTAACAGTGGGCTCAGTCCATGTGACTTCTGTTCTTTTTAATTGCTGGGCTAGTGCGGTACTGGTCTTATTTTTGGGATTCTTCATCCacctctctttttcctttcttcaccCCTGTAATTCCGAACTTTTTCCTTgtcctattttcttttttcatcctATTCCCATCTCTCCACCAAAGAAAAAAGTGTCTTGCATTAAATCATTGGACCTCCCAACGCccaaaaaacaaaaccaaaccaCCAACACTGGAAAGGAAGAATAAAAGTGTGCAGAGAATGAGACAATGGAAGAATAAGCTTGAAGAGAGAATCAAGAGAGAATGAGGTGGGGTGAGGGTTTtgcattttatggttttttgaGTATAAGGATAAAATTTTGTGCAGGAAGAAGCAACCCTTACTTTTTTGTGTGTATGTGTGGGCCAATGCAGAAGCATTTTGGAgtgtttaataaaaattcatacaaTTCCTTAGTTTCCTAACGCATTTTTAGATCTAGAAAATATCTTCTAAAAAATCCAAACAagaatgtaaaagaaaaaatcttaaatatagaaaatatctTCTAAAAAATCCAAAcaagaatgtaaaaaaaaaaatcttaaatgaATTTATCGGAAGAGATTTTCagattcaaaaatattttttgaaatacttgttccaatttttttaaattctgaaacattcattttagaatattaaaatatttctaaaatatctttCATATCTTTTAGTCTGGAATGAATTTTCAGATTTAAAAATACCTTCTAAAACATCAAATACAgaatacaaaaatatgttttgaaatggATGTTTTGTAAGGTATTTTCAAATCTAAAAATATGTTGCAGAACACCTATTCCCATAATATTTTTCTggtttattcttctttcttgcaATTCAAGAGTTTTACTCCTCTTCTTCACCAATTTTGGATTTGATGAATGCACATACGTCTAACAAAAGCTGATAGTAGAAAAAATATACCTTTTGGAATTGGGATGCGTACATCCACTTTTAATGTCTTCTTCTTCACGTAGAATTGTGATATTGAAAACGTGTCACAACATACTTGCCTGTCTCAACCAGCATTGTATAAGGAGACATGGTGTAGGATAAGACACGATGAAGGAGAGGTGCTTTGGAAATGGGTATTTCAAATTGGGGGGTGCAAGCAAAAATTGAGGTGCAAGAATTAGCAGTTAGCATTTTGTTAACAGGTATTACGACCAAGTTCTTAGAAAAATCTTTAAGAGTTgcatctttattttcttctagtatatagaaaatgtaaaattaaaagtgagtgactttcttttttaacataaaatgtaaaccttttccattatttaaatCTGTATATTAATGTTAGAAGTCTGGTTGGTAATACATTTATTAGAATTACACCGTCTATTATTTAAAGCTATATTAGTTACATGTAAATATgcttgaaattatttattagaatgtatttttaataaactaaaataattttttattttttatattttttctaacatgatttaaaaataaaatagtttttgttttaacttaaaaaccctacttatttataagataaagacataaacaacattttcattattcaaaaatttgcaaattttacttatcattttcaataatttatttatctttttttacctttttgttttagtttctataaattggtattgaaaaagaagatattattttgattggaacaaaatttatatttctgttCTGATAATGTTGTTTGTTAACATCTTAAACCAACGTGTTAGCGTCTGAGTTAGATGACGAACAAATTTTTCCCTCAATTTTTCATCTTGTCTGAATTTTACAGTGAAACAGGAGAAACACATGGTGTGCATCATACTGATAAAGATGTTAGGTATACAGTTTAAAAGTTTGAAGCGCTGGGAAAAATTATCCGAAAGTGTTGGAAAGGAAAAATGGGGAGTGTGGCGTGGAAGCAGCTTCTTCTGAACGCTTTGGAATCAAACGCTCACCTCAAGCACTCTTCTTTCATGCAACTCGTATAGTATCAGAATcaaccactttttttttattttacatttttgttattcatcgttttttttttttggtttgggACAGGCAACCATAGGAACAAACGGAACACCTTCGAACCGCACTGTCGTTTTCAGGTtgtccctctctctctctctctctcgttcACCTTGTTGGTTTTAATGGAAAATTCATGACATTGTATGATCTGCGTTTTCAGAGGATTCCAAGATAATACTGATAACATCCAAATTAACACTGATGCTCGCACTCGCAaggtttctatttttttttcctcgAACAACTTCTCTAATTAATCTGATGCTcgtattgtatttaatttattagctTAGAAGAAATAAGTAAATTGTTAATGGTTCAAGCAATTCCATTAAAACCAATTTAGAGGAGTAGAATTTAGACAAACACGTCGATTGTGGAAATCTATTTCATTGAATCTCTACCAAACATGCTACAGTcattttgttgtattttttttttttgaaaagctACTCAATTAGAAGTTTCTGTTTTCTTATTTGTGGTGTAGATTGAAGAGCTCAAGCTTTGCTCCTCTGCTGAGGTACTTGTTTAGTAAAACAATCTGATGAGGGGTATAATAGATTTTGTGAATTGGgactaatttagtttttttttttagatttgttGGTATTTCACGGATTCCTGGGAGCAATTTCGGATAAACGGGAATGTAGATATCATTGATGGTTCGAATGCCGAACCCCTAAAACTTCAGGTTTGATTAAAGATTTTCAGTTATGATTGAAATAGTCATTCGTTGGATCAATTGTGATTTGAACATTATGTATGTTGCGTGAGTTTTTATGTATAATTGTGATATGGAAACCAAAAGGTCCAGCTAAAGCGATTATGCTATTTTAACCATCGCTTCTTTCACCTATTGAGGGAAGTGCAATCAATACCCTTTGATAGAAGATGATGCATTATTCTTTACGCTAAAGGAGACAAGTATGTCAACTTGTTCTCTAAAAGCAATTTCAAACATAAGTTGAGCTAAAGATAACTGCATAACGggaagattaaattaaaatggtAGTCTGGAATTGAATGTATAAACCTGCACCAtgcaaaatgaagaaatctTTCTTCTCCCTTATCAAATCAGGGAAAGTAAAACAAAACCCTTACGTTTTGTGCTGTATGCTTGTCAGGTTTCTgttttgaactttttaaaaactgaaactgaacttcaattttacaatttaatttcactttcaaatttttgtagttttcaattttcaaactccaatattaaactttaaattcatttcaataatcttCCCCTCCTGTAATAAATTCATGATGCAGCAAAGAGAACATTCATGGTTTGCCAGTTCATTGAGATCAAGGTCGCAATACCTGTGCCCCAACCCTGGACTTCCCTGTCTACATGAGCAAGCTCAGCCAGATATATCATTAGATCCTTCTACAGGTCCAATTGATGCTTTTTGCCTTCTGATCCTAGAGCCGCATCAGGTAATGATATCTCTCATACTCTAACATAAATATGTGTGTTTTGCATCTACGCATTCACTTTGGTTTCAACCACGTACAGGTTGATTACTTGAATCTTAAGAGTAACCAGAGGCTAACATTCAAATCAAGTGTGAGTGCTGCAGCAGAGAAAAGCTGGACTGTGGAGAGGGTCAACCCATAATCTCTTTTCTGCCAGTGTCGTGTTCCTATTTCACTGCAGACAAGAAATTGAATGTTCCGAGGGTATATGAGAGAGAATTTGAGGGAATGTATTAGTCAGATATTCATTTTACAATGGCCACTGGTGTTGGTGCAGCCCTTTGAAGGTTGCGCTTGTTCAATAAGTTTAGTAAGATTGGGTGTGAATTAGCCTCGTGCATATAGCATCATATCAATGTAGACATCTCAATTGGAACTAGTATAGAGGTGGAACCTTGGAGAGAACAGGAGCCACTATTTATTACTTTGATTTCAAGtaatattaatatcttttatttctatttcaGAATTCAGATGGATTAGCAGATATAGATCCAACTATAGAGAATGAAATTTGCATTTATCTACTGCATGTCTGGTTCAATCTATTTTAAGGAAATAATCACTTATTTTTTGTTAACTTTCTAAgagaacttttgaaaaataagcGATTATTTCTCTAAATTTAATCTCTACCAAACATGCTAcagtcattttgttttttttacatccgtagtttttttcttttaaaagacaTGGAAATGCCACACTTTACAGCAACAAACATGGAGCTAAAGATCGCTTGGCAGGAAGATCTGAATCATCTGCTATTTTCTATTTGTTATGATCTGCTGGTAGTCTTAACACTTTGGCAAGTCTGGTGGAGGATGTGGTAAGGATTCCAGCTCTCCTTGCCCATTGTTAACTATAAATACCATTCCCAGTCCCCAAGACTTGTGTATATCAATGTGGCAGTGCAAAAACCACACCCCTGCATAATAGTTTCATTTTACTTTGATAGTAAGAAATTGATAATTCAATAAACACTAAGAGAGAGAAATGAATAATCCTTGCTTTTTCAATGGAAcaatagagaaaataaattcaGCGTTAGGGACTATACCTGGATTATCAGCAACAAAGCGAATTGCTGCCCATCCTCCTGTTGGAACTCCAATTGTGTTCATGTATGGAGGATCCACTAAATTGAATTGTGCAGTTATTGGGTTATAGTTACCCTTGCCATACCCTACCACATAAAAGCTGTGGCCATGGAAGTGCATTGGGTGGTTTTCAGTGTTGACTATCCCTGTGTCCTGCAAAATGAGTTGCACCCTGCTACCATATTTAAGGACCTTTATTCTAGTACCATTCAATGACTGTGTGTCATATGGAATGGTATTAGGGGCACCATTAACAAAGTCATAGAATTTTGGGGGTGTGTCTGGGAAATCTTCAGTGTAtgttccttttattttcttataatatgcTTCCAAGATTGAAATGTTGGGATTAACGAAACTTATATTGTTCATTGAAGCTGCCAGCACCCCATTGTGCATGCCTTGGCAGTTTTGCTTTGGTGTCTTTGAGTGACACTTTTCAACATTCAAACCAATGGTAATGAATAGATGTTTATCGATTTCTTTGAAAACATTGACTTGATTTAGGCTCCTTAATCCGTCCATAACTGTCTTAACAGCCACTTCATCATCAAGTTTAGGCAATTTAGCAGTTAAAGATAGGCTATCAGATGGAGCTCCTATGTAGTTGAAGCGTGCTATAGCTGAGACGTTTTGATATATGACAATCTTTCCAGACTCATAAGGTGCTACAGCCATGGAGTATTTTCCTACTGGTTGATTTGCAGAGACTAGGACACTCAATGTTTGACCTGGTCCAATCATCACTGAGTCTGTGGTGAATGGCTTGGTGTATTCAGCATCAGCTTCCACGATTGTTAAATTGTGATTAGCGATGGCGAAGAAATTCTCAGTGTTCAGACCTGCATTAATCAATCTTAACAAATAGGTCTTCCCCGGAATCACGTCAATTTGGTAGACATCTGaaatgaagaggaaaaaaaCATACGTAAGAAAAGGGAATgcagaaaaaacaaattacaataGTATTAATATGTGATAGACTGGTTTAGTGGACATCGTCATGATGTCAACGAGCGTTAGTGGCATGATCCACCActtggatttttcttttttctatcaGCTTAGTCTAATTGAAAcatcttataaaaataatgattcaaCCAATAGACATGCAAGAAATTCCAACAAATGAGAATCGCCATTATCACAATTACATTGTTAGTTATGTTTTATTATCTCAAATACCATTAGTGGAGCAGTTGTAGTTGGGTCCTGGATGACCGTTAATGGTATACGCATCTGCTTTCGGAGGAGGTCCTCCACTTGCTAGAGTGGCCTTCTCAATTTGTTGGAGATCCTGCAGCCAATATTCCCCTGCTATGATTCATATCCAACCCACAAACAGTGGCATTATATGGAGAACATACAACTACATAATACTCTGAATTCAAAACCAATGGGAGATACCAACTTACCTAGTATAATTATGTGCTCTTCATTGGGAAACTTAAACGGGTAAGGTACCCCAGCCTTTGGATAAACAATCATGGCACCATGAACTGTTCCTCTTAACCAAGAAACATGAGCATGCCAGAAGAAGGTGCCCTTCTGCTGCACCACTGAAAAATTATAAGTGAAGCTCTGGCCTGATTGAATTGGACATTGTGTAATCAAGGATGGCCCATCATACCAGCATGATAGCCTTTGCCGAACACCATGCCTAATTTTTAACATTCAAGTTTGTCAGCTGTATGATATCGTTACTTGAGTGAACTATTTCCTTTACAAGGTTGTTATTGGGATTACCAGTGAATTGTAACATTGAAAGGTGTCTTGTTGGTCACTTTTACTATGACTCTATCATCCTCTTGAGCGTAAATAACAGGTCCTGGAAACATACCATTAATTGTGACAATGTCTTTGGAGTTGCAAAGTTTGGTATCTCTTTTGGTTTGAACCTGTGCAGTAACCATTTAGAGCTTAACAACATAGAGAAAAAAGCATGGGAGAGCACAGCATTCCACTGAAAAGTGAAATGCG harbors:
- the LOC108319240 gene encoding pyridoxine/pyridoxamine 5'-phosphate oxidase 2, translating into MGSVAWKQLLLNALESNAHLKHSSFMQLATIGTNGTPSNRTVVFRGFQDNTDNIQINTDARTRKIEELKLCSSAEICWYFTDSWEQFRINGNVDIIDGSNAEPLKLQQREHSWFASSLRSRSQYLCPNPGLPCLHEQAQPDISLDPSTGPIDAFCLLILEPHQVDYLNLKSNQRLTFKSSVSAAAEKSWTVERVNP
- the LOC108319239 gene encoding laccase-6 — translated: MSNLIILFMRWLCLLSSIYNAKHIAHGSTMGESTRFYDFKVQTKRDTKLCNSKDIVTINGMFPGPVIYAQEDDRVIVKVTNKTPFNVTIHWHGVRQRLSCWYDGPSLITQCPIQSGQSFTYNFSVVQQKGTFFWHAHVSWLRGTVHGAMIVYPKAGVPYPFKFPNEEHIIILGEYWLQDLQQIEKATLASGGPPPKADAYTINGHPGPNYNCSTNDVYQIDVIPGKTYLLRLINAGLNTENFFAIANHNLTIVEADAEYTKPFTTDSVMIGPGQTLSVLVSANQPVGKYSMAVAPYESGKIVIYQNVSAIARFNYIGAPSDSLSLTAKLPKLDDEVAVKTVMDGLRSLNQVNVFKEIDKHLFITIGLNVEKCHSKTPKQNCQGMHNGVLAASMNNISFVNPNISILEAYYKKIKGTYTEDFPDTPPKFYDFVNGAPNTIPYDTQSLNGTRIKVLKYGSRVQLILQDTGIVNTENHPMHFHGHSFYVVGYGKGNYNPITAQFNLVDPPYMNTIGVPTGGWAAIRFVADNPGVWFLHCHIDIHKSWGLGMVFIVNNGQGELESLPHPPPDLPKC